Proteins encoded in a region of the Halarcobacter mediterraneus genome:
- a CDS encoding asparagine synthase-related protein, producing MPGLFGYVNKHDKNFIQKMNKTMKHTESLSIKNLLSDKNIKVSSSYLKNDNLISYSKNKIHTFLFGDIYSNYDKKDLYKAYISKTLPYFLKNLNGYFNCLIYDENINKLFLISDKYGLKPLFIYHYNNDFAFAAETKAILSLSFVNKKITKKAFNCFIDLGHFVGDTTWHKYIKMISPSTIFEYNLSNNKSKKSYYWNWSNVQKQNISFDNAINRLYNLFMNSMEMRLKGHKRIGLSLSGGLDSRLILASLQKLISKKQTITAFTFGTHNCDDMIIAKEIVKRFNINHKTYLFSNINWLEKRIPEVSKSDGMYSIMHMHGTEFRKDISTNIDVNFNGFLGDVILGASYIQRYKNFYNTKINDEIAKTIYGIYWKDSLVDKKYFNIDNTEPYMILNRGRRFIHGALAHSNHQIKQILPFLDNNLIDFIYSLPDEYRLNNKIYSAMLLKYFPELFENIPWQKTRRTLDNKKSNLLPEQAFSRGYLTYANEIRKDKILNYTYKTLNFKKSKYQNFTDTNMIKLYLEPHLKDLNQNYIDKIFNTLTAELYLRNY from the coding sequence ATGCCAGGATTATTTGGATATGTAAACAAACATGATAAAAACTTTATTCAGAAGATGAATAAAACAATGAAACATACAGAAAGTTTATCAATAAAAAACTTGCTTTCTGACAAAAATATTAAAGTTTCAAGTAGCTATTTAAAAAATGATAATTTAATTTCATACTCTAAAAATAAAATACATACCTTTTTATTTGGAGATATTTATAGTAATTATGACAAAAAAGATTTATATAAAGCATATATATCAAAGACTTTACCCTATTTCCTAAAAAACCTAAACGGTTATTTTAATTGTTTAATATATGATGAGAATATTAATAAACTTTTTCTAATAAGTGATAAATATGGATTAAAGCCATTGTTTATATATCACTACAATAATGACTTTGCATTTGCAGCAGAAACAAAAGCAATCTTATCATTATCTTTTGTCAATAAAAAAATAACTAAAAAAGCATTTAATTGTTTTATTGATTTAGGACATTTTGTAGGAGATACAACTTGGCATAAATATATAAAGATGATTTCTCCTTCTACTATTTTTGAATATAATTTATCTAATAATAAAAGTAAAAAATCTTATTACTGGAACTGGTCAAATGTTCAAAAGCAAAATATTTCATTTGATAATGCAATAAATAGACTATACAATCTTTTTATGAATTCAATGGAAATGAGATTAAAAGGACATAAAAGAATTGGATTGTCTTTGAGTGGAGGATTAGATAGTAGACTTATTCTAGCATCACTTCAAAAACTAATATCAAAGAAACAAACTATTACTGCATTTACTTTTGGAACACATAATTGTGATGATATGATAATTGCCAAAGAAATAGTAAAAAGATTTAATATTAATCATAAGACTTATCTTTTTTCTAATATAAATTGGCTAGAGAAAAGAATTCCTGAAGTTTCAAAGTCTGATGGTATGTATAGTATTATGCATATGCATGGAACAGAGTTTAGGAAAGATATAAGCACAAATATAGATGTAAACTTCAATGGTTTTTTAGGGGATGTAATTTTAGGAGCAAGTTATATACAAAGATATAAAAATTTTTATAATACAAAGATAAATGATGAAATAGCAAAAACAATTTATGGTATATATTGGAAAGATTCACTTGTAGATAAAAAGTACTTTAATATAGATAACACAGAACCATATATGATTTTAAATAGAGGAAGAAGGTTTATTCATGGTGCTTTAGCACATAGTAATCATCAAATTAAACAAATTTTGCCTTTTCTTGATAATAATTTAATAGATTTTATATATTCTTTACCTGATGAATATAGATTAAATAATAAGATCTATTCAGCTATGCTATTAAAATATTTTCCTGAACTATTTGAAAATATTCCTTGGCAGAAAACTAGAAGAACACTTGATAATAAAAAAAGTAATCTTCTCCCTGAACAAGCTTTTAGTAGAGGCTATCTTACATATGCTAATGAAATAAGAAAAGATAAAATATTAAACTATACTTATAAGACACTAAACTTTAAAAAATCAAAATATCAGAATTTTACAGATACAAATATGATAAAACTTTATCTAGAACCTCACTTAAAAGATTTAAATCAGAATTATATTGATAAAATATTTAATACATTAACTGCTGAGTTATATTTAAGAAATTATTAA
- a CDS encoding class I SAM-dependent methyltransferase, giving the protein MKMSKEDIEIIQNRYSTRFVKYGYSPKTLGWDKGKQDLRYHILLEDYNLENKSILDIGCGFADANILLKKKVENYTYLGVDIVKELIETATEIYKDDSHIDFILGDFLNLNLNKKFDIVIASGIFNFKLTNEDNYDFINSFMKKAYNLSKEGISFDFLSDKVDFQYKNTFHSSPSKILDMAYQFSKNVSLKNNYMPFEFAITIFKDESFEKKDTIFKRFKNEKSYYRFH; this is encoded by the coding sequence ATGAAAATGTCAAAAGAAGATATAGAAATTATACAAAATAGATATTCAACAAGATTTGTAAAATATGGATACTCTCCTAAAACATTAGGATGGGATAAAGGGAAGCAGGACCTTAGGTATCATATTTTACTAGAAGATTATAATTTAGAAAATAAAAGTATTTTAGATATTGGATGTGGTTTTGCAGATGCTAATATACTCTTAAAGAAGAAAGTTGAAAATTATACATACTTAGGAGTAGATATTGTAAAAGAACTTATTGAAACAGCAACAGAAATATATAAAGATGATTCTCATATTGACTTTATTTTAGGAGATTTTTTAAATCTTAATTTAAATAAAAAATTTGATATTGTTATAGCATCTGGTATATTTAATTTTAAACTAACAAACGAAGATAATTATGATTTTATAAATTCCTTTATGAAAAAAGCTTATAATCTTTCAAAAGAAGGTATTTCTTTTGACTTTTTATCAGACAAAGTAGATTTTCAATATAAAAATACCTTTCATAGTTCTCCTTCAAAAATATTAGATATGGCATATCAATTTAGCAAAAATGTATCTTTAAAAAACAATTATATGCCTTTTGAGTTTGCCATAACTATTTTTAAAGATGAAAGCTTTGAAAAAAAAGACACAATATTTAAAAGGTTCAAAAATGAAAAAAGTTATTATAGATTTCATTAA
- a CDS encoding RraA family protein: MKKVIIDFIKRNRVSTTELADCMGKSGAIYNVSAINKGHFKVGNLFWVYATGGTNWNVHKQIEKVSDNDIVFIEALDNEDKAIFGDLVSKYLILYKQANAIVTNGLLRDAPRILKENWPIWCHGFNPVGYINEPVKIKKEIRELIKEKQKLYKNSIAVCDDTGVVIIPSKYHNKKFLKKIKSIEEQEDIWFDCIDRKKYSTFETVCLKKYEKGINKC; the protein is encoded by the coding sequence ATGAAAAAAGTTATTATAGATTTCATTAAAAGAAATCGTGTATCAACAACTGAACTAGCAGATTGTATGGGGAAAAGTGGTGCAATCTATAATGTATCAGCAATAAATAAAGGTCACTTTAAAGTAGGTAATTTATTTTGGGTCTATGCTACAGGAGGAACAAACTGGAATGTTCATAAACAAATAGAAAAAGTATCTGATAATGATATTGTTTTTATTGAAGCATTGGATAATGAAGATAAAGCAATTTTTGGAGATTTAGTTTCTAAATATCTAATTCTGTACAAACAAGCAAATGCTATAGTTACAAATGGTCTATTAAGGGATGCACCAAGAATACTAAAAGAAAACTGGCCAATCTGGTGTCATGGTTTTAATCCAGTAGGATATATAAATGAACCAGTTAAAATTAAAAAAGAAATAAGAGAATTAATAAAAGAAAAGCAGAAACTATACAAAAACTCTATTGCTGTTTGTGATGACACAGGGGTAGTGATAATTCCATCTAAATATCACAATAAAAAATTCCTAAAAAAAATAAAATCAATTGAAGAACAAGAAGATATTTGGTTTGATTGTATTGATAGAAAAAAATATTCAACCTTTGAAACTGTATGTCTAAAGAAATATGAAAAAGGTATAAATAAATGCTAA
- a CDS encoding acylneuraminate cytidylyltransferase family protein codes for MNHKISVFLPVRSGSTRVINKNTKLFSNDSSLLQIKLQQLIKTSTIDEIIVSTNCNICLNQAQDFLLKDSRIKLIKRSDELANGKTTVKQMLTHMCKLVSYDHILYTHVTSPFINNYHFDDAITKYNKLIDNNNIDSMISVNKIQNFILDKKGNLINNKISENKWPNTQDLDVLYEMNHAFYLASKKLFQTGDRVGKNPFYYECVGTERIDIDWEDDFTFAQKVYKLLYESKKQ; via the coding sequence ATGAATCATAAAATTAGTGTTTTTTTACCAGTAAGGTCAGGAAGCACAAGAGTAATTAATAAAAATACTAAACTTTTTTCCAATGATAGTTCACTATTACAAATAAAACTGCAACAGTTAATTAAAACTTCTACTATTGATGAAATAATAGTTTCCACTAATTGTAATATATGCTTAAACCAAGCTCAAGATTTTTTATTAAAAGATTCGAGAATTAAGTTAATAAAAAGAAGTGATGAACTTGCAAATGGGAAAACTACTGTCAAACAGATGCTTACACATATGTGTAAACTAGTATCTTATGACCATATTCTATATACCCATGTAACATCTCCTTTTATTAATAACTATCATTTTGACGATGCTATAACTAAGTATAATAAGCTTATTGATAACAATAATATTGATAGTATGATATCTGTTAATAAGATTCAAAACTTTATTTTAGATAAAAAAGGAAACTTAATTAATAATAAAATATCTGAAAACAAGTGGCCAAATACACAAGACTTAGATGTTTTATATGAGATGAATCATGCATTTTATTTAGCCTCAAAAAAATTATTCCAAACAGGTGATCGAGTTGGTAAAAATCCTTTCTATTATGAATGCGTTGGAACAGAAAGAATAGACATTGATTGGGAAGATGATTTTACTTTTGCTCAAAAAGTTTATAAACTTTTGTATGAAAGTAAAAAACAATGA
- the rffA gene encoding dTDP-4-amino-4,6-dideoxygalactose transaminase yields MLINFNKPTIIGTEQKYILTSMQKNKISGDGYFTKLCQNWFNKKLNAKLTLLTPSCTHSLEMAALLLDIKKGDEIIMPSYTFVSTANAFALRGAKIIFIDINADTMNIDESRIEDAITQKTKAIVVVHYAGVSCEMDTIMEIANKYNIFVVEDSAQAIMSKYKDTYLGTIGHIGTYSFHETKNLTSAGEGGLLIINDNRFKKRAEIIREKGTNRSQFFRGEIDKYTWVDIGSSYLLNDISAAFLWGQIQNAKLITKNRLNTWSIYYKNLKILEKQGYLKLPFIPKECIHNAHMFYIKLKDEKTRFNLIKFLRKNGIESCFHYIPLHTSTAGKKYSKFVGEDIHTTKESKKILRLPLYFELSERDTMYIIERIKTFFKTYDENKIFVNT; encoded by the coding sequence ATGCTAATCAACTTCAATAAACCAACTATTATTGGGACTGAGCAGAAATATATTTTAACCTCAATGCAAAAAAATAAAATATCTGGAGATGGATATTTTACTAAATTATGTCAAAACTGGTTTAATAAAAAACTAAATGCAAAATTAACATTACTTACACCTTCATGTACTCATTCATTAGAAATGGCAGCACTTTTACTAGACATAAAAAAAGGAGATGAAATAATAATGCCATCTTATACTTTTGTAAGTACTGCGAATGCATTTGCTTTAAGAGGAGCAAAAATTATATTTATAGATATAAATGCTGACACTATGAACATTGATGAATCTAGAATAGAAGATGCTATAACACAAAAAACAAAAGCAATTGTTGTAGTACATTATGCAGGAGTTTCTTGCGAGATGGATACAATTATGGAAATTGCGAATAAATACAACATTTTTGTAGTAGAAGATTCAGCACAAGCTATTATGTCAAAATACAAAGATACATATTTAGGTACAATTGGTCACATAGGAACCTACAGTTTTCATGAAACTAAAAATCTTACAAGTGCAGGAGAAGGTGGACTTTTAATTATAAATGATAATAGATTTAAGAAAAGAGCAGAGATTATTAGAGAAAAAGGAACGAATAGAAGTCAATTTTTTAGAGGAGAAATAGATAAATATACCTGGGTTGACATAGGCAGTAGCTATTTATTAAATGATATAAGTGCTGCTTTTCTTTGGGGACAAATTCAAAATGCTAAACTTATTACAAAAAATAGACTTAATACATGGAGTATTTATTATAAAAATTTAAAAATTTTAGAGAAACAAGGATACTTGAAACTACCTTTTATACCAAAAGAATGTATTCATAATGCACATATGTTTTATATAAAATTAAAAGATGAAAAAACAAGATTTAATCTTATAAAATTCTTGAGAAAAAATGGTATTGAATCTTGCTTCCACTATATACCTTTACATACTTCTACTGCAGGTAAAAAATATAGTAAATTTGTGGGAGAAGATATACATACAACAAAAGAAAGTAAAAAGATACTTAGACTTCCTCTATATTTTGAATTATCGGAAAGGGATACAATGTATATCATAGAAAGAATAAAAACTTTTTTCAAAACTTACGATGAAAATAAAATTTTTGTAAACACCTAA
- a CDS encoding FkbM family methyltransferase, with protein sequence MPLTTEHRNINVGGDDLDLSCIKDVPTFIIDVGVSAGTPWLYESFPNANYVLIDPLNVVDELNIYLSKMDYKFHEVALSSEDGGILTINMDTEQPALSSILPLSKHNERGHELKEIKVNKRRLDSLLNEEYKEEVTSNTTLLKIDTEGYELEIVKGATEILEHIDYLICEVSVYDRFENGYTLLDLLSFLDKQGFILSEVLRFAKLNGKVVVGDMLFIKKGRKNES encoded by the coding sequence ATGCCATTAACTACTGAACATAGAAATATAAATGTAGGAGGGGATGATTTAGACTTGTCTTGTATAAAAGATGTTCCTACATTTATTATTGATGTGGGTGTTTCTGCAGGGACACCTTGGTTATATGAGTCATTTCCAAATGCAAATTATGTTTTAATTGATCCATTAAATGTTGTTGATGAACTTAATATTTATTTATCAAAAATGGATTATAAATTTCATGAAGTTGCCTTATCATCTGAAGATGGTGGTATTTTAACAATTAATATGGATACTGAACAACCAGCACTTAGCTCTATTTTACCATTATCTAAACATAATGAAAGAGGACATGAATTAAAGGAAATAAAAGTAAATAAAAGGAGACTTGATTCTCTTTTAAATGAAGAATATAAGGAAGAAGTAACTTCAAATACTACTTTATTAAAAATTGACACAGAAGGGTATGAACTAGAAATAGTTAAAGGAGCAACTGAAATATTAGAACATATAGACTACCTTATTTGCGAAGTTTCTGTATATGATAGGTTTGAAAACGGTTATACATTACTCGACTTATTATCATTTTTAGATAAACAAGGATTTATATTATCAGAAGTTCTTAGATTTGCAAAGCTTAATGGTAAAGTTGTGGTAGGAGATATGCTTTTTATAAAAAAGGGAAGAAAAAATGAATCATAA
- a CDS encoding ATP-grasp domain-containing protein produces the protein MKRILVIGGGQWQIPIIKKIKELGHTVICTNLYENSPAFKFSDHSYIIDILNKNKNLEIAKKHKVHAVISDQTDIAVKTVAYINKKLSLNGNKEDIAELFTNKLRMRNEINIPNIHHPKFKLCKNVQDVINFFEKIQVPIILKPLDNQSSRGLEFVDSLLNIKDKVKTTLMYCHNKQFLAEEFIGGIELTVEGYKSRLAKHESYAVSKKTHFKNTIGVASSLQYQQKFDEFNINILKEINNQIFKNINFGITHTEYKLYKGKFYLVEAAIRGGGTKVSSLITPLMSGYDTNSFLIKEALGENILLEKTVKTENTISLNFFNFKEGVVKEITGIDILKNNENILDYSLEFEIGSYIKSPTDDRSRSGYYIIKANDIEELKKISKEIQKNILISYKGLL, from the coding sequence ATGAAAAGAATATTAGTAATTGGAGGAGGACAATGGCAAATACCAATTATAAAAAAAATAAAAGAACTTGGACATACTGTTATTTGTACAAATCTTTACGAAAATTCTCCTGCTTTTAAGTTTTCAGACCATTCTTATATAATTGATATCCTAAATAAAAATAAAAACCTTGAAATAGCAAAAAAACACAAAGTTCATGCTGTAATATCAGACCAAACAGATATTGCTGTAAAAACTGTTGCATACATAAATAAAAAACTTAGTTTAAATGGTAATAAAGAGGATATAGCAGAACTTTTTACTAATAAATTAAGAATGAGAAATGAAATAAATATACCTAACATACATCATCCCAAATTTAAACTATGTAAAAATGTTCAAGATGTAATAAATTTTTTTGAAAAAATACAAGTACCAATAATTCTTAAACCTTTAGACAATCAGTCAAGTAGAGGTTTAGAATTTGTTGATTCACTTTTAAATATAAAAGATAAAGTAAAAACAACTTTAATGTATTGCCATAATAAACAATTCTTAGCTGAAGAATTTATTGGAGGCATTGAATTAACTGTAGAAGGTTACAAAAGTAGATTAGCTAAACATGAAAGTTATGCTGTTTCAAAAAAAACTCATTTTAAAAATACTATAGGAGTTGCCTCTTCACTGCAATATCAACAAAAGTTTGATGAATTTAATATAAATATATTAAAAGAGATAAATAATCAGATATTTAAAAATATAAACTTTGGAATAACTCATACTGAATATAAACTCTACAAAGGAAAGTTTTATTTAGTTGAAGCAGCAATTAGAGGAGGAGGAACAAAGGTTTCTTCTTTAATAACTCCATTAATGAGTGGTTATGACACTAACTCTTTTTTAATTAAAGAAGCACTTGGAGAAAATATTTTATTGGAAAAAACAGTTAAAACAGAAAATACTATTTCTCTTAATTTTTTTAATTTCAAAGAAGGAGTAGTTAAAGAAATAACAGGAATTGATATCCTAAAAAACAATGAAAATATTTTAGATTATTCATTAGAATTTGAAATTGGAAGTTATATTAAATCCCCTACTGATGATAGAAGTAGAAGTGGGTATTATATTATTAAAGCAAATGACATAGAAGAGTTAAAAAAAATATCTAAAGAGATACAAAAAAATATTCTAATCTCCTACAAAGGATTATTATGA
- a CDS encoding sulfotransferase domain-containing protein, with product MIIQIDGWFAGGKSVLWSLLDGHKDIYVSPLHDYTFSRLLKEDCTPWIKSKNLLFLRKILLGETSYYKFEQILKYGTLDISLSSEETIKLPYNIDFYTLDRNYINTIEKLEKWTPEILIETLYETLYKTFIKSHQTKKYYASMGNAYYYKNYKNIPKIFPNMKSIIVKRDIKNIIASRINRKVRPIDVKEHNAFASEFEIIIKSREIEKIVDYFKTLDFLSKRYPNKFFIVEFDDLVKNTKNTMKKISNFLEIKFEEVLTKPTRDGRYLQKNGISFIGQENDTYEKLLTENEVDIINERIKSCNPNTNLNLKSDYNYKLSKDINKIISQINHIKESHNKIILYGNGNICKLISTLLADKLLCIVDQKEALDSENKKVINPLKLRNLNFDVILITVLGRELEIINDLITLYQVEKNKIISFNIED from the coding sequence ATGATTATCCAAATCGATGGATGGTTTGCAGGGGGGAAAAGTGTATTATGGTCATTACTAGATGGACATAAAGATATTTATGTATCTCCTCTACATGATTATACATTCTCTAGACTACTAAAAGAAGATTGTACACCATGGATAAAATCTAAAAATTTACTTTTTTTAAGAAAAATACTTTTAGGAGAAACTTCTTACTACAAATTTGAACAAATTCTAAAATATGGTACTCTTGATATTAGTCTTTCTTCAGAAGAAACTATAAAGTTACCTTACAATATTGACTTTTATACCCTAGACAGGAATTATATTAATACAATAGAAAAACTAGAGAAATGGACGCCAGAAATTCTTATTGAAACTTTATATGAAACTCTATATAAAACATTCATAAAGAGTCATCAAACTAAAAAATATTATGCTTCAATGGGTAATGCATATTATTATAAAAACTATAAAAATATACCAAAAATTTTTCCAAATATGAAGTCAATTATTGTAAAAAGAGATATAAAAAATATTATTGCTTCTAGAATCAATAGGAAAGTAAGGCCGATTGATGTCAAAGAACATAATGCCTTTGCATCAGAATTTGAAATAATAATAAAGTCAAGAGAAATAGAAAAAATAGTTGACTATTTCAAGACTTTAGATTTTTTATCTAAAAGATACCCAAATAAGTTTTTTATTGTAGAATTTGATGATTTAGTTAAAAATACAAAAAATACTATGAAAAAAATATCAAACTTCTTGGAAATTAAATTTGAAGAAGTTTTAACAAAACCTACTAGGGATGGACGATACCTTCAAAAAAATGGAATTAGTTTTATAGGACAAGAAAATGATACCTATGAAAAATTACTAACTGAAAATGAAGTTGATATTATTAATGAAAGAATCAAGTCATGCAACCCAAATACTAATCTAAACCTTAAGAGTGATTATAATTATAAATTATCTAAAGATATAAATAAAATAATTTCTCAAATAAATCATATAAAAGAATCTCATAATAAAATAATTCTCTATGGGAATGGAAATATCTGTAAACTTATATCTACTTTATTAGCTGATAAATTATTATGTATAGTTGATCAAAAGGAAGCTCTTGACTCAGAAAATAAGAAAGTGATAAATCCTTTAAAATTAAGAAATCTAAATTTTGATGTTATTTTAATTACTGTACTTGGTAGAGAATTAGAAATTATTAATGATTTAATAACTCTGTATCAAGTAGAAAAAAATAAGATTATTTCATTTAATATAGAGGATTAA
- a CDS encoding TDP-N-acetylfucosamine:lipid II N-acetylfucosaminyltransferase, with protein MILHIMIMDKFLPSFINFTDKHFGRENHKYVFITSEKYNYGLNKKHEVEFLHTNEEIFHTLLEYMKNSEKIILHGLWRDKVDLLLIKNPHLLSKSYWIMWGGDFYFPKKHSDNRKKIIKNIPYLVTGTTGEIEYVRKHYNAKGKHIKAFVYTSNLFKDIKLNSINTDTIRILVGNSSTETNQHFQVFEKLKKYKHKNIQIYVPLSYGNPSYGMKVMKKGYELFKDKFNPMIDFMNEKNYYEFLSTINIAIFNHNRQQGMGNIITLLGMGKKVYMNPKVSTYKMFLENSIKVFNIDNIDLELINNNQKNNNIKNTKFLFSKESFIQQLKEIFN; from the coding sequence ATGATCCTACATATAATGATAATGGATAAATTCCTTCCTTCGTTTATCAATTTTACAGATAAACACTTTGGAAGAGAAAATCACAAATATGTATTTATTACTAGTGAAAAGTATAATTATGGCTTAAATAAAAAGCATGAAGTAGAGTTTTTACATACGAATGAAGAGATTTTTCACACTTTATTAGAGTACATGAAAAACTCAGAGAAAATAATACTTCATGGTTTATGGAGAGATAAAGTTGATTTACTATTAATTAAAAATCCCCATTTATTATCTAAATCGTATTGGATTATGTGGGGAGGAGATTTTTATTTTCCAAAAAAACATAGTGATAATAGGAAAAAAATTATAAAAAATATCCCTTACTTAGTTACTGGAACTACAGGTGAAATTGAATATGTAAGAAAACACTACAATGCAAAAGGAAAACATATTAAAGCTTTTGTTTATACTAGTAATTTATTTAAAGATATAAAACTCAATTCTATTAACACAGACACAATAAGAATATTAGTTGGAAACTCATCTACTGAAACAAATCAACACTTTCAAGTCTTTGAAAAACTAAAAAAATATAAGCATAAAAATATTCAAATATATGTTCCCCTTTCTTATGGTAATCCTAGTTATGGAATGAAAGTTATGAAGAAAGGATATGAATTATTTAAAGATAAATTTAATCCTATGATTGACTTTATGAATGAAAAGAACTATTATGAGTTTCTATCTACTATAAATATTGCTATTTTTAATCATAATAGACAACAGGGAATGGGAAACATTATAACACTTTTAGGAATGGGCAAAAAAGTATATATGAATCCAAAAGTATCTACATACAAAATGTTTTTGGAAAATAGCATTAAGGTTTTTAATATTGATAATATAGACTTAGAATTAATAAATAATAATCAAAAAAACAATAATATAAAGAATACTAAATTTTTATTTTCCAAAGAAAGCTTTATTCAACAATTAAAAGAAATCTTTAATTAA
- a CDS encoding beta/alpha barrel domain-containing protein: MTNLNLEILDCTLRDGGYVNDWRFSSGFIEKVINTLTNARVENIECGYFIKDKKENIYGALFNDLNFLKKDPNIDIKGKESNFFAMVDVAKVEIDDIPNYSGQIIDTLRVVFYKHQINIALPLIKSILDKGFKVLAQPMVTIDYSENEYIDLLRRIDSRVSMISIVDSFGNITKNELIRYIKLLDNTLDNSIGIGLHLHDNLENAILLLNNFIEYAYLINCKRKLIIDSSLSGIGRGAGNLKTEILAYHMNELHNYEKYDIYAFLDCINTTILPLKHNHNWGSDPFTKATALLNVHPNYAKFLRVVDPNISLSSFVNFIKNMPEEYRTHCRLEKTRKLYEKNNK; this comes from the coding sequence ATGACAAACTTAAATCTAGAAATACTAGATTGCACATTAAGAGATGGGGGATATGTTAATGATTGGAGATTTAGTAGTGGATTTATAGAGAAAGTGATAAATACATTAACTAATGCAAGAGTAGAAAACATAGAATGTGGTTACTTTATAAAAGATAAAAAAGAAAATATCTATGGAGCATTATTTAATGATTTAAATTTTCTTAAAAAGGATCCCAATATCGATATAAAGGGGAAAGAAAGTAATTTTTTTGCAATGGTTGATGTCGCTAAAGTTGAAATAGATGATATTCCTAATTACTCTGGACAGATAATTGATACATTAAGAGTTGTATTTTATAAACATCAAATAAATATTGCTTTACCCTTAATAAAATCTATTTTAGATAAAGGATTTAAGGTATTAGCACAACCTATGGTTACAATTGATTATAGTGAAAATGAGTATATTGATTTATTAAGAAGAATTGATTCAAGAGTAAGTATGATTTCAATTGTTGACTCTTTTGGTAATATAACAAAAAATGAACTAATTAGATATATTAAGCTTTTAGATAATACTCTAGACAATTCAATCGGTATTGGATTACATTTACATGATAATCTAGAAAATGCAATATTACTATTAAATAATTTTATAGAATATGCTTATTTAATAAACTGTAAAAGAAAATTAATAATTGATTCCAGCTTATCTGGCATTGGTAGAGGAGCAGGAAATTTAAAGACAGAAATTTTAGCTTATCATATGAATGAATTACATAATTATGAAAAGTATGATATATATGCTTTTTTAGATTGTATAAATACAACAATTTTACCTCTTAAACATAATCATAATTGGGGTTCGGACCCTTTTACAAAAGCTACAGCTTTATTAAATGTTCACCCAAATTATGCTAAATTCTTAAGAGTTGTTGATCCAAATATATCATTATCAAGTTTTGTAAATTTTATAAAAAATATGCCAGAAGAATATAGAACTCATTGTAGACTAGAAAAAACAAGAAAGTTATATGAAAAGAATAATAAATGA